The sequence below is a genomic window from Deltaproteobacteria bacterium.
CAAGTTGGGCCTGGTTGAAGATATCGAAATGTTGGATCGATATCCATGGACGGGACACTCAGTGCTTGCAGGGACTCGAACCTTCCCTGTTCAGAGAGCAGAAGAAGTGCTTGAGTATTTCGGGCGGAGTGTGTTTTTGGCACGCAGGCGGTACAGGGAATTCCTTGTCCATGAAATCAAAAGGCTTCGTTCGGGCGCGGAAGGAATAAATAATGCTGAAACGGAGACCTACGATTATCCTCCGGAGTGGGAATTGAGGGAAGGACGCATCCTTGGGAGCGAGGCTTTTGCACAAACCATCAAAGGAAAAAACTCGACTTTGCCAGACAACACGGATTCAGAATCAGCATCCATGGATGAATTGCTTATTCGTGTTTGCCGACAGTTCCGAATCAGAAAAGATGATTTGATGAGCTCCAGAAGAGACAGGCGACTCAGTGATGCCAGGGCTGTCATCTGTTTCCTTGCCACCAGGGAGTTGGGTTATAGCGGCGCTGAAGTTTCCGGATTGTTGGAGATTAGCCAAGCCGCTGTCAGCCTTGCTTCCAAGAGAGGGCAGGCAATTGTGGAGACGCGCCAGTCGGACAGTGCAGCGATGAGCGTTCAAACAACTTAACAACTTAACTACGTCCCCTGGCTACCATCCTCCTCCTCCCCCTCCGCCCCCGCCTCCGCCGGATGATCCCCCTCCCGAAAACCCCGAGGATGACCCTGGGGCGGTAGACGAGGAGGAGATAGCTGAGGCCAGTGAGGACCCGAGGCCCGACGAGAAGTTGCCGGCGTGAAATGTGTCCAGCCTGGATCCGTAATACCAGCCGGGGGAATAGGACCTTCCATCCGTCCCCGCCTTTGACAAAACATCGGAAAACCGTTCCGACCACTCCTGGTCCACGTCAAGAGCGAGTGCGTAGGGGAGGTACTTTTCAAAAAGTTCCGGCGTTCGGTCAGGAGGGTTCAGGACATTGAGCCGGTCCTCTTCCGCGGCCTTCATGTACATCCTGAACCCCTCGATCCTGTCGAGCATGCGCCTGCCCAGCCTGGTTGGGGACCTGAGCAGATGATAAAAGACGATGTTCAAGGCCAGGAGGATTACGAGAAGGGCCGCGACGGCAGCGGACGTGGTGGTAGTAAGCAAAAAGATACCCACCACCTCGAAAGCAGTGAACAGGACGGCCATGGGGTACCGCCTGGCCGCCCACAGGCCGTAGACTCCCACCGACCAGATGGTCAGCCAGAGTGTCATGAAGACGAAAAGCCCCTTGTCGGAGGCCGTAGCGAAGCCGGTTCCCAGGAATGCCGCGGCGGACAGGATCAGGCCCGGAGCGAGATAGGAACTGTTTGTCTTGAAGTAGGATGTTTGATAATCACCCGCCAGCACTTTCTTTAATGCCTCGATGGCGCCTGATATCCTGGAGTGGGAGGTGTTCTTCAGGATAAGCGATTTATGGCTGCCGAAAAGCTTCCTGAAAAGCTTCCGTTCCCCCTTTGAAAGGACGGACTCGTTGAACCCTTCTTCCTTTTTCAGCGTATAGGTC
It includes:
- a CDS encoding transposase, translated to MLYHVMARGIEKRDIFLDNKDRNIFLKRFSIVGTECGIDCLAWSLMPNHIHLLIRPTASKLATFMQRLLTSYAVTFNLRHDRVGHLFQNRYKSIICQEESYLLQLVRYIHLNPVKLGLVEDIEMLDRYPWTGHSVLAGTRTFPVQRAEEVLEYFGRSVFLARRRYREFLVHEIKRLRSGAEGINNAETETYDYPPEWELREGRILGSEAFAQTIKGKNSTLPDNTDSESASMDELLIRVCRQFRIRKDDLMSSRRDRRLSDARAVICFLATRELGYSGAEVSGLLEISQAAVSLASKRGQAIVETRQSDSAAMSVQTT